From one bacterium Scap17 genomic stretch:
- the rlmB gene encoding 23S rRNA (guanosine(2251)-2'-O)-methyltransferase RlmB, with the protein MSQDKGRKPGRGKPAGERASHARSEHSRGERSGAQRHERGGARKGGTRAAAPKIPGGLEAVYGVHAVEALLARDRAPSELWVQAGEAELRLSEIIEQARAAGSRVTLKGREELDALAVGGGAHQGLVALCAPLATENETGLKLRLDGWSHAEAPLFLVLDSVTDPHNLGACLRSADAAGAHGVIVPKDKSASLNATVRKVACGAAEVVPVYQVTNLARTLDAMKEAGVWVLGTAGEAESMAFEADFTGPVAIVMGAEGKGMRRLTREHCDSLIKLPMAGSVSSLNVSVAAGVCLFEAVRQRRG; encoded by the coding sequence ATGAGTCAGGACAAGGGGCGCAAGCCCGGCCGCGGCAAGCCCGCCGGCGAGCGTGCTAGCCACGCCAGAAGTGAGCATTCCCGAGGCGAGCGCAGTGGCGCTCAGCGCCATGAGCGAGGCGGGGCACGCAAGGGTGGCACTCGCGCCGCTGCGCCGAAGATTCCCGGTGGGCTGGAAGCCGTCTATGGCGTGCATGCCGTGGAAGCCTTGCTGGCACGAGATCGTGCGCCCAGCGAGCTATGGGTGCAGGCGGGCGAGGCCGAGCTGCGCCTGAGCGAGATCATCGAGCAGGCGCGTGCCGCCGGCTCGCGCGTCACCCTCAAGGGGCGCGAGGAGCTGGATGCACTGGCCGTCGGCGGTGGTGCCCATCAGGGGCTGGTCGCGCTGTGCGCGCCACTGGCCACCGAGAACGAGACCGGCCTCAAGCTGCGTCTCGATGGCTGGTCCCACGCAGAAGCTCCGCTGTTTCTGGTGCTGGACTCCGTCACGGATCCGCACAACCTCGGCGCCTGCCTGCGCAGTGCCGATGCTGCGGGCGCCCATGGCGTCATCGTACCCAAGGACAAGTCGGCTTCCCTGAACGCGACCGTGCGCAAGGTGGCCTGTGGGGCTGCGGAAGTGGTGCCGGTCTATCAGGTCACCAATCTGGCCCGCACGCTGGACGCCATGAAGGAGGCCGGTGTCTGGGTGCTGGGTACGGCGGGGGAAGCCGAATCCATGGCCTTCGAAGCCGACTTCACCGGCCCGGTCGCCATCGTGATGGGTGCCGAGGGCAAGGGCATGCGTCGCCTGACCCGCGAGCATTGCGACAGCCTGATCAAGCTGCCGATGGCGGGTAGCGTCTCCAGCCTCAATGTCTCGGTTGCCGCGGGCGTCTGTCTGTTCGAGGCCGTGCGTCAGCGCCGCGGCTGA
- a CDS encoding ribonuclease R, giving the protein MTQWTLSDDPHAEREAHKYDKPIPSREFLLDKLEEYGKPITHENMSRMLGFEDEEQQEAVRRRLNAMERDGQVLRNRRGAYALIDKLDLIRGRIVGHRDGFGFLAREDGVKPDLAVPPRQMRRVFHGDQVLARISGRDRRGRDEITIVEVLARNTQTLVGIYRQSEPDFGVLIPENSRIAQEVIIPNRVVNGAKDGQVVSVRITQQPATRVQPVGEVVEVLGERMDPGMEIDIAIRSHDIPSEFPPEVEDQISTISAEVLEEDKKGRIDLRETPLVTIDGEDAKDFDDAVCAWQDDSGNWKLLVAIADVSHYVRGGSPLDQEAYVRGNSVYFPGQVVPMLPELLSNGLCSLNPHVDRLTMVCELTISARDGEMLDYRFFEAVIRSHARLTYNKVGTMLEDPDSEEGQALCQQYSELLPSLHNLHALYGVLRKARDKRGAIDFETTETQILFNDERKIEQIVPRTRNDAHKLIEECMLAANVATARFLDEHDLPALYRVHKQPAPERLSNLRAFLGELGLTLEGGDEPAPKDFQALRASIAERPDLDIIQTVMLRSMTQAVYSPQNEGHFGLAYDAYAHFTSPIRRYPDLLVHRAIRSVIRGPRKTDTVLRAEDAVTERPTKWCPYTFEQMLELGEHCSMTERRADEATRDVNDWLKCEFMKDKVGEVLEGTVAAVTQFGLFVRLDAYYVEGLLHISSLPSDYYHYEAEKHRLKGERAGVSYGLGDGVTVQVARVDMDERKIDFMLSDPTPRPKRKPRKSRSSEREGGKSSAAKSSSPSGKESSSKGRPGKRERERLKSLTEEVSQEGNGNATAAEKSAGERPPRKPRGERNDRSGRGERKASAGNERESAPEAPAAARPAVPSGPEAADSPFAPVAPMGAAGKDDPSRKRGSRSRGRRGNGRS; this is encoded by the coding sequence ATGACCCAATGGACGCTCAGCGACGACCCGCACGCGGAACGCGAAGCCCATAAGTACGACAAGCCCATCCCCAGCCGAGAGTTCTTGCTCGACAAGCTGGAAGAGTATGGCAAGCCCATTACCCACGAGAACATGAGCCGCATGCTCGGTTTCGAGGACGAGGAGCAGCAGGAAGCTGTGCGTCGTCGCCTCAATGCCATGGAGCGTGACGGTCAGGTGCTGCGCAATCGTCGCGGCGCCTATGCCCTGATCGACAAGCTGGACCTGATCCGTGGCCGCATCGTCGGTCACCGTGACGGCTTCGGCTTCCTGGCGCGCGAAGATGGCGTCAAGCCGGACCTCGCCGTACCGCCGCGCCAGATGCGTCGCGTCTTCCATGGCGATCAGGTGCTGGCGCGCATCAGCGGCCGTGACCGTCGTGGCCGTGACGAGATCACCATCGTCGAGGTCTTGGCGCGCAACACCCAGACCCTGGTCGGCATTTATCGTCAGTCCGAGCCGGACTTCGGTGTGCTGATTCCCGAGAACTCGCGCATCGCGCAGGAAGTCATCATCCCCAACCGCGTGGTCAATGGTGCCAAGGATGGCCAGGTGGTGTCCGTGCGCATCACTCAGCAGCCCGCTACACGCGTTCAGCCGGTGGGTGAAGTGGTCGAGGTGCTCGGTGAGCGCATGGACCCGGGCATGGAAATCGATATCGCGATCCGCTCCCACGATATCCCCAGTGAATTCCCGCCGGAAGTCGAAGACCAGATCTCGACCATCTCCGCCGAGGTGCTGGAAGAAGACAAGAAGGGGCGCATCGACCTGCGCGAGACACCGCTGGTCACCATCGATGGCGAAGACGCGAAGGACTTCGATGACGCCGTCTGTGCCTGGCAGGACGACAGCGGCAACTGGAAACTGCTGGTCGCCATCGCCGATGTCTCCCACTACGTGCGTGGCGGCAGTCCGCTGGATCAGGAAGCCTACGTGCGCGGCAACTCGGTGTATTTCCCGGGGCAGGTCGTGCCGATGCTGCCGGAACTGCTTTCCAATGGACTGTGCTCGCTCAATCCGCACGTCGACCGTCTGACCATGGTCTGCGAGCTGACCATCTCCGCCCGGGATGGTGAGATGCTCGATTATCGCTTCTTCGAGGCCGTGATCCGTTCCCATGCCCGCCTGACCTACAACAAGGTCGGTACCATGCTGGAAGATCCGGACAGCGAAGAGGGTCAGGCACTGTGCCAGCAGTACAGCGAGCTGTTGCCGTCACTGCACAACCTGCATGCCCTGTACGGCGTGCTGCGCAAGGCGCGTGACAAGCGCGGTGCCATCGACTTCGAGACCACCGAGACCCAGATCCTGTTCAACGATGAGCGCAAGATCGAGCAGATCGTGCCGCGTACCCGCAACGACGCCCACAAGCTGATCGAGGAATGCATGCTGGCGGCCAACGTCGCGACGGCGCGTTTCCTGGATGAGCACGATCTCCCGGCACTCTATCGTGTCCACAAGCAGCCGGCGCCGGAGCGCCTGAGCAATCTGCGCGCCTTCCTGGGCGAGCTGGGGCTGACGCTGGAAGGTGGTGACGAGCCGGCACCCAAGGACTTCCAGGCACTGCGTGCCTCGATCGCCGAGCGTCCGGACCTCGACATCATCCAGACCGTGATGCTGCGCAGCATGACCCAGGCGGTCTACTCGCCGCAGAACGAAGGTCACTTCGGTCTGGCCTACGATGCCTATGCGCACTTCACCTCGCCGATCCGTCGTTATCCGGATCTGCTGGTCCACCGTGCGATTCGCTCCGTCATCCGTGGCCCGCGCAAGACCGACACCGTGCTGCGCGCCGAAGATGCCGTGACCGAACGCCCGACCAAGTGGTGCCCGTACACCTTCGAGCAGATGCTCGAGCTGGGTGAGCACTGCTCGATGACCGAGCGCCGAGCCGATGAGGCGACGCGTGACGTCAACGACTGGCTCAAGTGCGAGTTCATGAAGGACAAGGTCGGCGAAGTGCTGGAAGGCACCGTCGCGGCGGTCACCCAGTTCGGCCTGTTCGTGCGCCTGGATGCCTACTACGTCGAGGGCCTGCTGCACATCTCCTCGCTGCCGTCCGACTACTATCACTACGAGGCTGAGAAGCACCGCCTCAAGGGTGAGCGTGCCGGCGTCAGCTATGGTCTCGGCGATGGCGTCACCGTCCAGGTGGCACGTGTCGACATGGATGAACGCAAGATCGACTTCATGCTCAGCGATCCGACACCGCGCCCCAAGCGCAAGCCGCGCAAGTCGCGCAGCAGCGAGCGAGAGGGTGGCAAGTCATCTGCGGCCAAGAGCAGCTCACCTTCCGGCAAGGAGTCCTCTTCCAAGGGGCGCCCCGGCAAGCGTGAACGCGAGCGTCTCAAGTCCCTGACTGAAGAAGTCAGCCAGGAAGGCAATGGCAACGCGACTGCGGCCGAAAAATCGGCAGGTGAGCGTCCGCCGCGCAAGCCGCGCGGTGAGCGCAATGACCGCTCAGGCCGTGGAGAGCGCAAGGCGTCTGCTGGCAATGAGCGTGAGTCTGCGCCTGAAGCGCCGGCAGCAGCGCGTCCGGCCGTGCCGAGTGGCCCGGAAGCCGCCGACAGTCCGTTCGCGCCGGTGGCACCGATGGGGGCTGCAGGCAAGGACGATCCGTCGCGCAAACGCGGTTCGCGCTCGCGCGGGCGTCGCGGTAACGGCCGTAGCTGA
- the rpsR gene encoding 30S ribosomal protein S18, whose product MARFFRRRKFCRFTAEGVKQIDYKDIEVLKSYITETGKIVPSRITGTKARYQRQLATAIKRARYLALLPYSDSHQ is encoded by the coding sequence ATGGCACGTTTTTTCCGTCGTCGCAAGTTCTGCCGCTTCACCGCTGAAGGCGTGAAGCAGATCGACTACAAGGACATCGAAGTCCTGAAGTCTTACATCACCGAGACCGGCAAGATCGTCCCGAGCCGTATCACTGGCACCAAGGCACGCTACCAGCGTCAGCTGGCGACTGCCATCAAGCGTGCTCGCTACCTGGCTCTGCTGCCGTACAGCGATAGCCACCAGTAA
- the rpsF gene encoding 30S ribosomal protein S6, protein MRHYEIVFMVHPDQSEQVPAMIERYTSIVTEAGGTVHRLEDWGRRHLAYPINKIHKAHYVLMNVETTGEVVEELETIFRFNDAVIRNLVVRSKEAVIEPSPMMKPAEEKRPRREDKRDESEAQDAN, encoded by the coding sequence ATGCGTCACTACGAGATCGTGTTCATGGTCCACCCGGACCAGAGCGAACAGGTTCCGGCCATGATCGAGCGTTACACCTCCATCGTGACCGAAGCCGGCGGTACTGTGCATCGTCTGGAAGATTGGGGTCGCCGTCACCTGGCCTACCCGATCAACAAGATCCACAAGGCCCACTACGTGCTGATGAACGTCGAAACTACCGGTGAGGTGGTTGAAGAACTCGAAACCATCTTCCGTTTCAACGACGCCGTCATCCGTAACCTGGTTGTGCGTTCAAAGGAAGCGGTCATCGAGCCGTCTCCGATGATGAAGCCGGCTGAAGAGAAGCGTCCGCGTCGCGAAGACAAGCGTGACGAATCCGAAGCTCAAGACGCTAACTGA
- a CDS encoding DNA/RNA non-specific endonuclease, with the protein MDDIRSAGRKLWRGFGVSVVFALVGGGLWWWQERDYQQFYVWQGVPQARALDWKTLARGLRSDAYLVGWSDLRANPLWVTWRLENTQGSRLGERPDEFERDWRSLWPVTPDSYRNSGYDRGHLAPNYAIGKIYGVKAQHQTFRMTNISPQTPALNRKLWQRLEAAIMDSILPREGTLWITAGPVFSGSIERLPNLIEIPDAFYKIIISPGSGRQAPRALAFLLPQQVRGDEPLDRFLVSIDRIESLTGLDFFHELPDDVEQRLEAQVVRDGWQVDSFSRTPSRY; encoded by the coding sequence ATGGATGATATTCGCTCGGCCGGCCGCAAGCTATGGCGAGGCTTCGGGGTCAGCGTGGTGTTTGCACTGGTAGGGGGTGGGCTCTGGTGGTGGCAGGAGCGCGACTACCAGCAATTCTACGTCTGGCAGGGCGTGCCGCAGGCGCGTGCGCTGGACTGGAAGACGCTGGCGCGTGGCTTGCGCAGCGATGCCTATCTGGTGGGGTGGTCTGATCTGCGTGCCAACCCGTTGTGGGTGACATGGCGGCTCGAGAATACTCAAGGGTCGCGGCTGGGGGAGCGTCCTGACGAATTTGAGCGCGACTGGCGCTCACTTTGGCCCGTCACGCCGGATAGCTATCGCAACAGTGGCTACGATCGTGGGCACCTGGCGCCCAACTACGCCATCGGCAAGATCTACGGCGTCAAGGCGCAGCATCAGACCTTCCGCATGACGAATATCTCGCCACAGACACCGGCACTCAATCGCAAGCTTTGGCAACGGCTGGAAGCTGCCATCATGGACAGCATCCTGCCACGTGAAGGTACGCTGTGGATCACGGCAGGACCGGTCTTCAGCGGCAGTATCGAGCGGCTGCCCAATCTGATCGAGATTCCCGATGCCTTCTACAAGATCATCATCTCGCCCGGTTCGGGCCGGCAGGCACCGCGTGCGTTGGCATTTCTCCTTCCGCAGCAGGTGAGGGGAGATGAGCCGCTGGATCGCTTTCTGGTCAGCATCGACCGCATCGAGTCACTGACAGGGCTGGACTTCTTCCATGAGCTTCCCGATGACGTCGAGCAGCGCCTCGAGGCGCAAGTCGTGCGCGATGGCTGGCAGGTGGACAGTTTCAGTCGTACGCCATCACGTTATTGA